Proteins from one Armatimonadota bacterium genomic window:
- the larB gene encoding nickel pincer cofactor biosynthesis protein LarB → MDINSLREILNALQSGEITVDEAVSKLRNLPYEDLGYCKIDHHRSIRTGFPEVVFCQGKTPQQIVEIIKRLAAINPTVLATRADKAAYEAVKREIPHAIYHEAARMIIVRSKEDKPQAVNGEKYILVVSAGTADIPVAEEAAVTAEAMGSRVERIYDIGVAGLHRLLNQKEKLDNANVIIVVAGMEGALASVVGGLVSKPVIAVPTSIGYGASFAGLAALLSMLNTCAEGVAVVNIDNGFGAGYFAHLVNK, encoded by the coding sequence ATGGACATCAATTCCCTGCGAGAAATACTGAACGCTTTGCAATCAGGCGAAATAACGGTTGACGAAGCAGTATCCAAACTGCGTAACCTGCCATACGAGGACCTCGGCTACTGCAAAATAGATCACCATCGTAGCATCCGTACCGGCTTCCCAGAGGTAGTATTTTGCCAAGGGAAGACCCCCCAACAGATTGTTGAAATTATTAAACGTCTAGCTGCGATAAACCCAACTGTGTTGGCAACTCGGGCAGATAAAGCTGCATATGAAGCCGTAAAGCGCGAGATTCCTCACGCTATTTATCACGAAGCCGCGCGAATGATAATAGTAAGGAGTAAAGAAGACAAACCCCAAGCCGTCAATGGCGAAAAATATATTTTGGTGGTTTCCGCCGGAACAGCAGATATCCCAGTTGCCGAAGAGGCAGCGGTTACCGCCGAAGCAATGGGAAGCAGGGTCGAGCGCATCTATGACATCGGTGTCGCTGGCTTGCATAGACTTCTAAACCAAAAGGAAAAACTCGACAATGCCAATGTCATTATTGTTGTCGCGGGAATGGAAGGAGCACTCGCAAGCGTCGTTGGAGGATTGGTTAGCAAGCCAGTTATAGCTGTACCAACAAGCATTGGATATGGCGCAAGCTTTGCTGGATTGGCGGCACTTCTTTCGATGCTCAATACATGTGCAGAAGGCGTAGCTGTCGTAAACATCGACAACGGGTTTGGCGCAGGCTACTTCGCACATTTAGTGAATAAATAA
- the larC gene encoding nickel pincer cofactor biosynthesis protein LarC produces the protein MRIAYFDCFAGISGDMTLGALLDCGANEAEFRQELAKLPEIEFELKISKINKKGIRATNVEVLTSEDHHHRRLKDISDIIISSGLSESVKEKALAIFRRLAEAEALVHGTSPEEVHFHEVGAIDAIVDIVSACILIELLGIEKVIASPLPMGRGFVEVAHGRIPLPAPATVELVKNIPIYDAGIEGELVTPTGAALISTFASEFGGMPSMSIQSIGYGAGKAEFQFPNVLRVLIGNTSQEALSPTDYVSIIETNIDDMNPEFYELIFERLFQAGALDVFLTPIIMKKSRPGTLLSAICPTDRKDIVAQVMLAETTTFGIRISDAKRRCLNRKWETATTRFGDIRIKVGMIDDTEIVASPEYEDCRKAAEAHSVPVRQVYDEAIAAYRAKTKRELPK, from the coding sequence ATGCGAATTGCCTATTTTGACTGTTTTGCCGGAATTAGCGGCGACATGACGCTTGGAGCCTTGCTCGACTGCGGTGCCAATGAGGCAGAGTTCCGACAGGAGCTTGCTAAGCTCCCCGAAATTGAGTTTGAACTCAAAATTTCAAAAATAAATAAAAAAGGCATTCGGGCAACAAACGTCGAAGTATTGACATCCGAAGACCATCACCACCGCAGGCTAAAAGACATTTCCGACATCATAATATCAAGCGGCCTCTCAGAATCAGTCAAAGAGAAAGCTTTGGCTATTTTTAGGCGGTTGGCTGAAGCTGAGGCATTAGTTCACGGCACGAGTCCTGAGGAAGTGCATTTCCACGAAGTCGGAGCAATCGACGCAATAGTAGACATAGTCAGCGCTTGTATTCTAATCGAGCTCCTTGGCATCGAGAAAGTCATCGCATCTCCGCTTCCGATGGGTCGCGGCTTTGTCGAAGTTGCACATGGCAGAATACCACTGCCCGCTCCCGCAACTGTCGAGCTAGTAAAAAACATACCAATATATGATGCCGGCATCGAGGGAGAGCTAGTTACACCCACAGGAGCCGCTTTAATCTCCACGTTTGCGTCCGAATTTGGCGGCATGCCTTCTATGAGCATTCAATCCATAGGGTATGGGGCGGGCAAAGCTGAGTTCCAATTCCCAAATGTGTTGCGTGTGCTAATAGGCAATACTTCGCAAGAAGCGCTTTCTCCTACAGACTATGTCTCGATTATAGAAACAAATATTGACGATATGAACCCCGAGTTTTATGAGCTTATTTTTGAAAGGCTGTTCCAAGCAGGAGCGCTCGATGTATTTCTAACGCCAATCATCATGAAAAAAAGCCGCCCCGGAACCTTACTCAGCGCAATTTGCCCGACCGATAGGAAAGACATTGTGGCACAAGTTATGCTAGCAGAGACAACAACATTTGGCATTCGAATTTCGGATGCCAAGCGACGATGCCTCAATAGGAAGTGGGAGACAGCAACAACACGATTCGGCGACATTCGCATTAAGGTCGGCATGATTGACGACACCGAGATTGTAGCCTCACCCGAATACGAAGACTGCCGAAAAGCTGCGGAGGCACATTCAGTTCCAGTGCGACAGGTGTATGATGAAGCCATAGCTGCCTACCGAGCAAAGACTAAAAGGGAGCTTCCCAAATAA
- the larE gene encoding ATP-dependent sacrificial sulfur transferase LarE — MDTKYDKLKDIIGKMDSILVAYSGGVDSTLLLKASLDVLGDRVLAVIATSETYPADEIEQAEKTATELGARVIKIRTHELDNPSFAINTPERCYHCKREVFAKLKQVAAGAGLKWVAHGANVDDLKDYRPGAKAASEMGIRAPLQEAGLTKADIREISRELGLPTWDKPSLACLASRIPYGVQITAEALQKVDKAETALKGLGFRQVRVRHHDTIARIEVEMEELPKLLDSKIRPKVVEELKKVGYLYVAVDLEGYRTGSMNEALNTKAKTN, encoded by the coding sequence ATGGACACCAAATACGACAAACTCAAAGATATTATTGGAAAAATGGATAGCATCCTGGTAGCCTATTCTGGCGGGGTGGATAGCACGCTACTCCTAAAGGCTAGCCTCGATGTGCTCGGAGATCGGGTACTTGCTGTGATAGCGACTTCCGAGACATACCCAGCCGACGAGATAGAGCAAGCGGAGAAAACAGCAACTGAACTTGGCGCCCGCGTGATTAAGATTCGCACCCATGAGCTCGATAACCCATCTTTCGCAATAAATACCCCTGAAAGGTGTTACCATTGCAAAAGAGAAGTATTCGCTAAGCTCAAACAAGTCGCGGCAGGGGCCGGTCTCAAATGGGTAGCCCATGGTGCAAACGTTGACGACCTAAAAGATTACCGTCCTGGGGCAAAAGCTGCCTCTGAGATGGGTATACGCGCACCACTTCAGGAAGCAGGCCTTACAAAGGCGGATATTCGCGAGATTTCTCGCGAGCTTGGCTTGCCGACATGGGATAAGCCATCTCTCGCTTGCCTAGCCTCAAGAATCCCCTATGGAGTACAAATCACTGCAGAAGCCCTACAGAAGGTCGACAAAGCAGAAACAGCACTCAAAGGTCTAGGCTTCCGACAGGTTAGAGTTAGGCATCATGATACCATCGCCCGAATTGAGGTTGAGATGGAAGAGCTACCAAAGTTGCTGGATTCCAAAATTCGGCCTAAGGTGGTCGAGGAACTCAAAAAGGTTGGATACCTATACGTAGCCGTTGACCTTGAAGGCTACCGCACTGGAAGCATGAATGAAGCCTTGAATACAAAAGCCAAAACTAATTAA
- a CDS encoding BON domain-containing protein, protein MPAEDVQMTRLVQREIGRRYIDSRQLDVRVIHGVVYIRGTVRKIRGHDVSLEAEMEIIRRILRSKPGIRDVIMDVTYR, encoded by the coding sequence ATGCCTGCTGAGGATGTGCAAATGACTCGGCTGGTACAGCGAGAAATCGGGCGCCGATATATAGATTCCAGGCAGCTGGATGTTAGAGTGATTCATGGCGTAGTCTATATTCGTGGTACCGTTAGGAAAATACGCGGTCATGATGTAAGTTTGGAAGCCGAGATGGAAATTATCCGCAGGATTCTTCGCTCCAAGCCTGGCATTAGAGATGTAATCATGGATGTAACTTACAGGTAG